The Paenibacillus sp. RUD330 genome has a segment encoding these proteins:
- a CDS encoding sensor histidine kinase: MLRPEMPGWIKQKLRKSRVSSIQSIVIWSFSIMIVVAITTVAVLLHEKFSASTERSAFLAARQTVDQVSYNLEDYISGMAGFYRAIEVNMLKNGEWDGQQVDKQLDTLMGSRDDIVSITLFDSGGKLLKNSPAAALRPSANATGQGWFQAAIRVPDHLSFSLPHIQNLYKGSYQWVVSMSKRITVVRDGRPQEVILLVDMNFKQIDELCSRISLGHRGYAYIIDEGAGNIVYHPQQQLIYMGLKSENVEQALVASSDYVEDMNGNKRLITVKSVANIGWKIIGVSYMDDILTSREEVNRYLVRVVAGVLVLVVLVSMLLAMSIVRPIKRMERTMRAVERGNFDVELPVEGPLEVERLSRRFNLMIHKIRQLMKQIVQEQESKRKHELEALQAQINPHFLYNTLNSVVRMAAMSRGEEVVTMITSLSKLFRISLSKGQNVISARDELEHAHHYLVIQQMRFGRKFRFSITASEEAEACMTPKIVLQPLIENAIEHGLEYSVEEGTIDISADVEDGMLVFRIEDNGAGMDSVKAALLLHGASAPDAGREPSATGKGSGVAVRNIHDRIRLYYGAPYGLEFKSELEEGTVVWVRMPAIKEVDDHE, translated from the coding sequence ATGCTCCGGCCGGAAATGCCGGGCTGGATCAAGCAGAAGCTGCGGAAATCGCGGGTGAGCAGCATCCAGTCGATCGTGATCTGGTCCTTCTCCATCATGATCGTGGTCGCGATAACGACCGTCGCCGTCCTTCTCCATGAAAAATTTTCGGCTTCCACCGAACGGAGCGCCTTTCTTGCCGCGAGGCAGACGGTCGACCAGGTCAGCTACAACCTGGAGGACTATATCAGCGGCATGGCCGGCTTTTACAGAGCCATAGAGGTCAACATGCTGAAGAACGGAGAATGGGACGGCCAGCAGGTGGACAAGCAGCTGGACACGCTGATGGGCAGCCGCGACGACATCGTCTCGATCACGCTGTTCGACAGCGGCGGCAAGCTGCTCAAGAACAGCCCTGCGGCAGCTCTCAGGCCGAGCGCCAACGCGACCGGCCAGGGATGGTTCCAGGCGGCGATCCGGGTGCCGGATCATCTCAGCTTTTCGCTCCCTCATATTCAGAATTTATATAAAGGCTCCTACCAGTGGGTCGTATCCATGAGCAAGCGGATCACCGTCGTCCGCGACGGCCGGCCGCAGGAAGTGATCCTGCTCGTGGACATGAACTTCAAGCAAATCGACGAGCTGTGCAGCCGGATCAGCCTCGGCCATCGCGGATACGCCTATATCATCGACGAAGGCGCCGGCAACATCGTGTACCATCCCCAGCAGCAGCTCATCTACATGGGGCTCAAAAGCGAGAATGTCGAGCAGGCGCTCGTCGCTTCTTCGGACTATGTGGAGGACATGAACGGGAACAAGCGTCTCATCACCGTCAAATCCGTCGCCAATATCGGCTGGAAAATCATCGGGGTATCGTACATGGACGACATCCTGACGAGCCGCGAGGAGGTGAACCGCTATCTCGTGCGCGTCGTGGCCGGCGTTCTCGTGCTTGTCGTGCTCGTCAGCATGCTGCTCGCGATGTCCATCGTCCGTCCCATCAAGCGCATGGAGCGGACGATGCGGGCCGTGGAGAGGGGCAACTTCGACGTGGAGCTGCCGGTCGAGGGGCCGCTTGAGGTGGAGCGCCTGTCCCGCCGGTTCAACCTGATGATCCATAAGATCCGCCAGCTGATGAAGCAGATCGTCCAGGAGCAGGAATCCAAGCGCAAGCATGAGCTGGAGGCGCTGCAAGCCCAGATCAATCCCCATTTCCTGTACAATACGCTGAATTCCGTCGTCCGCATGGCCGCGATGAGCCGAGGGGAAGAGGTCGTCACGATGATCACCTCGCTCTCCAAGCTGTTCCGGATCAGCCTGAGCAAGGGGCAGAATGTCATTTCGGCCCGCGACGAGCTTGAGCATGCCCATCATTATCTGGTCATCCAGCAGATGCGCTTCGGACGCAAGTTCCGGTTCTCTATTACCGCTTCCGAGGAAGCGGAAGCCTGCATGACGCCGAAAATCGTGCTGCAGCCCTTGATCGAGAACGCGATCGAGCATGGACTGGAATATTCGGTGGAGGAGGGAACCATCGACATCTCCGCGGACGTCGAGGACGGAATGCTCGTGTTCCGGATCGAGGACAACGGAGCCGGGATGGATTCCGTCAAGGCGGCCTTGCTGCTGCACGGAGCCTCCGCGCCGGATGCGGGACGCGAGCCTTCGGCGACGGGCAAAGGCTCCGGAGTGGCGGTGAGGAACATCCATGACCGAATCCGGCTGTATTATGGCGCGCCGTACGGTCTGGAATTCAAGAGCGAGCTGGAGGAAGGAACGGTCGTATGGGTCCGGATGCCGGCGATCAAGGAGGTCGATGACCATGAATAG
- a CDS encoding substrate-binding domain-containing protein, translated as MNRRMAAAGGWLALLMLVGAASGCAGAASKEKQPAEAQIALIAPQRSGALADSIRLGAEAAAKEYGSQLLYMDANVSDSGEEGQLKAAQRAIAQGASVLLLDPDSEQQLRLIAEEAGKAGASVVTLNDSYPVEGIASSISINNREAGRMAGEAMAELLHGRGIVSLLGSDSEAPGYEQRELGVVEALSGHKEITVHTGYSCGSSPDGCAEAARLLMEQADGVVALQEQGVLSTAQEAVKRGLSSRVKIVGFGSEVPQLELLQDGIIDILVVQSGFNAGYLGMQQAHELLEGGHVDRTVTLDTKVVNPDSMFWMDNQKLLFPFVK; from the coding sequence ATGAATAGACGTATGGCCGCGGCGGGCGGATGGCTGGCCCTGCTCATGCTGGTTGGCGCCGCCTCGGGATGCGCGGGGGCCGCAAGCAAGGAGAAGCAGCCTGCCGAAGCGCAGATCGCGCTCATCGCTCCGCAGAGAAGCGGGGCGCTTGCCGATTCCATCCGGCTGGGGGCGGAGGCGGCGGCGAAGGAATACGGCAGCCAGCTCCTGTACATGGACGCCAACGTCAGCGACTCCGGCGAGGAGGGCCAGCTCAAGGCTGCGCAAAGGGCGATCGCCCAGGGCGCGTCGGTCCTGCTGCTCGACCCCGACAGCGAGCAGCAGCTCCGGCTCATTGCCGAGGAAGCGGGCAAGGCGGGAGCATCGGTCGTGACGCTGAACGACTCCTACCCGGTCGAGGGGATCGCAAGCAGCATATCGATCAACAACCGCGAAGCGGGAAGGATGGCCGGCGAGGCGATGGCGGAGCTGCTGCATGGCAGAGGAATCGTTTCGCTGCTCGGCTCTGACTCCGAGGCTCCGGGATATGAGCAGCGGGAGCTGGGGGTCGTGGAGGCTTTGAGCGGACACAAAGAAATAACGGTGCATACCGGCTATTCCTGCGGAAGCTCTCCGGACGGCTGCGCCGAAGCGGCGCGCCTGCTGATGGAGCAGGCTGACGGCGTAGTGGCCCTGCAGGAGCAGGGAGTGCTCAGCACCGCGCAGGAAGCGGTGAAGCGGGGGCTGTCCAGCCGCGTCAAGATCGTCGGCTTCGGCAGCGAGGTTCCTCAGCTGGAGCTGCTACAGGACGGAATCATCGACATTCTCGTCGTGCAGAGCGGCTTCAACGCCGGGTATCTCGGCATGCAGCAGGCGCATGAGCTGCTGGAAGGCGGCCATGTCGACCGCACCGTCACGCTGGATACGAAGGTCGTGAATCCGGACAGCATGTTCTGGATGGACAATCAGAAGCTACTGTTCCCTTTCGTAAAGTGA
- a CDS encoding galactose ABC transporter substrate-binding protein has translation MKKRATLALVMAAVMVTAAGCGSNSNSGSDAGSGNGGGDKPKIGVAIYKFDDTFMTGVRNAMTNAAKDKAELDIVDSQNAQATQNDKVDLFISKKYKALAINPVDRTAAGVIIDKAKPANIPVVFLNREPVAEDMNKWDKVYYVGAKAEESGTLEGQLIADYWKAHPEADKNKDGILQYVMLQGEPGHQDAELRTKYSIQAIEDAGIKVEKLEQDTAMWDRTKGQDKMQTWLAARGDKIEAVLANNDDMALGAIEALKAGGYFTGSKFMPVVGVDATAPAIQALQDGTLLGTVLNDAKNQGAATVALATALAKGETPTKDNTGYDITDGKYVWIAYKKITKENVADAQ, from the coding sequence ATGAAAAAAAGAGCGACACTGGCCCTAGTGATGGCTGCGGTCATGGTCACGGCTGCGGGCTGCGGCTCGAACAGCAACAGCGGCAGCGACGCCGGAAGCGGCAACGGCGGCGGCGACAAGCCGAAAATCGGCGTGGCGATCTATAAGTTCGACGATACCTTCATGACCGGCGTCCGGAACGCGATGACGAACGCGGCCAAGGACAAGGCGGAGCTGGACATCGTGGACAGCCAGAATGCCCAGGCGACGCAGAACGATAAGGTGGATCTGTTCATTTCCAAGAAATACAAGGCGCTGGCGATCAATCCGGTCGACCGCACGGCTGCCGGAGTCATCATCGACAAGGCCAAGCCGGCCAACATTCCGGTCGTCTTCCTGAACCGGGAGCCGGTCGCCGAAGACATGAACAAATGGGATAAAGTCTACTACGTCGGCGCCAAAGCCGAGGAATCCGGCACGCTGGAAGGCCAGCTCATCGCCGACTACTGGAAAGCCCATCCGGAAGCGGACAAGAACAAGGACGGCATTCTGCAGTACGTCATGCTGCAGGGCGAGCCGGGGCATCAGGATGCCGAGCTGCGCACGAAGTACTCCATCCAGGCGATCGAGGACGCGGGCATCAAGGTCGAGAAGCTGGAGCAGGATACGGCGATGTGGGACCGCACCAAAGGCCAGGATAAGATGCAGACCTGGCTAGCGGCACGCGGCGACAAGATCGAAGCGGTTCTCGCGAACAATGACGACATGGCCTTGGGCGCGATCGAAGCCCTCAAGGCGGGCGGCTACTTCACGGGCAGCAAGTTCATGCCGGTCGTAGGCGTGGATGCGACGGCTCCGGCCATCCAGGCGCTGCAGGACGGCACCTTGCTCGGCACGGTGCTCAACGATGCCAAAAACCAAGGCGCGGCTACGGTTGCGCTGGCGACGGCATTGGCCAAAGGCGAGACGCCTACGAAGGACAACACGGGCTATGACATTACGGACGGCAAGTACGTCTGGATCGCCTACAAAAAGATCACGAAGGAAAATGTAGCCGACGCTCAGTAA
- a CDS encoding sugar ABC transporter ATP-binding protein, translating to MIGSPYLLEMRGISKAFPGVQALDKVNLKVRPGTVHALMGENGAGKSTLMKCLFGIYKPDEGEILLGGERVEIPNSKAALSHGVSMIHQELHPVPHRDVMENIWLGRFPMHGFFFVDHSRMLRDTKELLQDLNLDIDPHALTGSLSVSKIQSLEIAKAVSFHSKVIVMDEPTSSLTGNEVEQLFEIINKLRSRGVSIIYISHKMEEILRISDEVTIMRDGKYVGTWDAGELTTDLIISRMVGRDLSERFPERSNTPSSVILKAEGLTSSNPMSFKDVSFELRRGEILGVGGLVGAQRTELIEALFGLRHLKTGTISIDGRKVAIKSPADAKKHKIALLTEERRTTGIFPVLSVYENTIVANMGRYRNAFGLIDEKKGRREAAENVARFRTKTPNVDTQIRNLSGGNQQKVLLARWLLTDPDILLLDEPTRGIDVGAKFEIYTIIAELAKQGRSIIMISSEMPELLGMSDRIMVMSEGRMTGILEGRKATEQEIMRLAAQQRMA from the coding sequence ATGATCGGCTCGCCCTATTTGCTCGAAATGAGAGGCATATCCAAAGCTTTCCCCGGCGTGCAGGCGCTCGACAAGGTCAACCTCAAGGTTCGGCCCGGCACGGTGCATGCGCTGATGGGAGAGAACGGAGCCGGCAAATCCACCCTGATGAAATGCCTGTTCGGCATCTACAAGCCGGATGAAGGGGAAATTCTCCTCGGCGGCGAGAGGGTGGAGATCCCCAACTCCAAGGCTGCTCTCTCGCACGGAGTGTCCATGATCCACCAGGAGCTTCATCCCGTTCCCCATCGAGACGTCATGGAAAACATATGGCTGGGCCGTTTTCCGATGCACGGGTTTTTCTTCGTGGACCACAGCCGCATGCTGCGCGACACGAAAGAGCTGCTGCAGGATTTGAACCTGGACATCGATCCCCATGCATTGACCGGGTCGCTGTCCGTATCCAAGATCCAGTCGCTGGAAATCGCGAAAGCCGTCTCCTTCCATTCCAAGGTCATCGTCATGGACGAGCCGACCTCTTCCTTGACGGGCAACGAAGTCGAGCAGCTGTTCGAAATCATCAACAAGCTGAGGAGCCGCGGCGTTTCCATCATTTATATCTCGCATAAAATGGAGGAAATTTTGCGGATCTCGGATGAAGTCACCATCATGAGGGACGGCAAATACGTCGGCACCTGGGATGCCGGCGAACTGACGACGGATCTGATCATCAGCCGCATGGTCGGCCGCGATCTGAGCGAGCGGTTCCCGGAGCGGTCCAATACGCCTTCGTCGGTCATTCTGAAGGCGGAGGGGCTGACCTCCTCCAATCCGATGTCGTTCAAGGATGTAAGCTTCGAGCTGCGCCGGGGGGAAATCCTCGGAGTCGGAGGCCTGGTCGGCGCCCAGCGCACGGAGCTGATCGAAGCGCTGTTCGGCCTGCGGCATCTGAAGACGGGCACGATCTCCATCGACGGCAGGAAAGTGGCCATCAAATCGCCGGCCGACGCCAAGAAGCATAAAATCGCGCTCCTCACCGAAGAGCGCCGCACGACGGGCATTTTCCCGGTGCTATCCGTCTACGAGAACACGATTGTCGCCAACATGGGGCGCTACCGCAACGCCTTCGGCCTCATCGACGAGAAGAAGGGACGCAGGGAGGCGGCCGAGAATGTCGCCCGATTCCGTACGAAAACGCCGAACGTGGACACGCAGATCCGCAACCTGTCCGGCGGCAACCAGCAGAAGGTGCTGCTCGCCAGATGGCTGCTTACCGATCCGGATATCCTGCTGCTCGACGAGCCTACCCGCGGCATCGACGTCGGCGCCAAATTCGAAATCTACACGATCATCGCCGAGCTGGCGAAGCAAGGCCGAAGCATCATCATGATTTCCTCGGAGATGCCGGAGCTGCTCGGAATGTCGGACCGGATCATGGTCATGAGCGAGGGCCGGATGACCGGCATCCTCGAAGGCCGCAAGGCAACGGAGCAGGAAATCATGCGCCTCGCCGCGCAGCAGCGGATGGCTTAG
- the mglC gene encoding galactose/methyl galactoside ABC transporter permease MglC, with the protein MNTPAKKPAGRAVLDYLKYLVTQRAIFLVLILLVVAIAIMDPNFLAYSTLRDILQQNSTRAIIALGAGFILITGGTDLSAGRVVGLTAVVSASMLQMDKYASKFYPNLHEIWVGWPILVGILAGVLVGCVNGFIIAKLKVPPFIATLGTMVAVYGLNSLYFDSDPNHSQPIAGLRDDFKKLGSGYIDFGGGYTLPYIVLIAIGIGVICWILFNKTRLGKNMYAIGGNVQAAHVSGINVARNLIFIYAIAGALYGVGGVLEAARTGGATNNTGNMYELDAIAACVVGGVSTAGGIGTVPGIMAGVLIFGVINYGLTFIGVSPYWQLIIKGLIIVAAVAFDIRKYVAKR; encoded by the coding sequence ATGAATACTCCGGCCAAGAAACCGGCCGGTCGGGCCGTCCTTGACTACCTGAAATATCTCGTCACGCAGCGAGCGATCTTCCTCGTCCTGATCCTGCTGGTCGTGGCCATCGCGATCATGGATCCGAATTTCCTCGCCTACTCGACATTGCGGGACATTCTTCAGCAGAATTCCACCCGGGCGATCATCGCCCTTGGAGCCGGCTTCATCCTCATTACAGGCGGCACCGACTTGTCGGCGGGACGGGTCGTCGGTCTGACGGCGGTCGTCTCGGCTTCCATGCTGCAGATGGACAAATACGCGAGCAAGTTCTATCCGAACCTGCATGAAATATGGGTCGGCTGGCCGATTCTCGTCGGCATCCTGGCCGGCGTGCTCGTCGGCTGCGTCAACGGCTTCATCATCGCCAAGCTGAAGGTGCCGCCGTTCATCGCAACCCTCGGCACCATGGTGGCGGTGTATGGACTCAACTCGCTGTATTTCGACAGCGACCCGAACCATTCGCAGCCAATCGCCGGCTTGCGGGATGACTTCAAGAAATTAGGCTCCGGTTATATCGACTTCGGAGGCGGCTACACGCTGCCGTACATTGTCCTGATCGCCATCGGAATCGGCGTCATCTGCTGGATTCTGTTCAACAAAACCCGGCTGGGCAAAAACATGTACGCCATTGGCGGCAATGTCCAAGCCGCGCATGTATCGGGCATCAACGTTGCCCGAAACCTGATTTTCATTTATGCGATCGCCGGCGCGCTTTATGGCGTAGGCGGCGTCCTTGAGGCGGCCCGCACCGGCGGAGCGACGAACAACACCGGCAACATGTACGAGCTGGACGCCATCGCGGCCTGCGTCGTCGGCGGCGTATCGACGGCCGGCGGCATCGGCACCGTGCCGGGCATCATGGCCGGCGTCCTCATCTTCGGCGTCATCAACTACGGCCTCACGTTCATCGGCGTCAGTCCGTACTGGCAGCTGATCATCAAAGGGCTTATCATCGTTGCGGCGGTCGCTTTCGACATCCGCAAATATGTAGCGAAACGCTGA
- a CDS encoding amidoligase family protein, whose product MRDNEIVQWKDLRFGIEIEFVGGRPQELELLPGWIMSLDEKQIDETGMKSGSELKPPPLRWEDRGQIRIMLDRLAGQGAAANWSCGLHVHVELAAYGESILLPLLEAALRSQDALAGLLGSSPHRRLYCPPVTEEMAEAFRSSHDPLAVRHFGRPQSHRCGINIRPWFDIGTAEIRYANGSLDYGEIMRAVELCLRFVAAVGAGAALPDSPGELAAALNAPNGGYPPPVDPPRWFKERMWLEEAMISVFTPLIAMLAPNAELHHILPVPGGLRTVIEFPGGEQWEYDWRPTASGWERFHPNDRI is encoded by the coding sequence ATGAGAGACAACGAAATCGTACAATGGAAGGATTTGCGCTTCGGAATCGAAATCGAATTTGTTGGAGGCAGGCCGCAGGAGCTGGAGCTGCTTCCGGGCTGGATCATGTCGCTGGACGAGAAGCAGATCGACGAGACGGGCATGAAGTCGGGCAGCGAGCTGAAGCCGCCGCCGCTGCGCTGGGAGGACCGCGGCCAGATCCGCATCATGCTGGATCGGCTGGCCGGTCAAGGCGCCGCCGCGAACTGGAGCTGCGGACTCCATGTGCATGTGGAGCTGGCCGCATACGGAGAGAGCATCCTGCTGCCTCTTCTTGAAGCGGCGCTTCGATCCCAGGACGCGCTTGCCGGGCTGCTTGGGTCGAGCCCGCATCGCAGGCTGTACTGCCCTCCCGTCACGGAAGAGATGGCCGAAGCTTTCCGTTCCAGCCATGACCCGCTTGCCGTCAGGCATTTCGGCAGGCCGCAGTCGCATCGATGCGGGATTAATATCCGGCCCTGGTTCGACATCGGCACAGCCGAGATCCGTTATGCCAACGGCTCTCTTGATTATGGGGAGATCATGCGTGCGGTGGAGCTCTGCCTGCGTTTCGTCGCAGCCGTAGGAGCCGGAGCCGCTCTGCCGGATAGTCCCGGGGAGCTGGCAGCCGCGCTGAACGCGCCGAATGGCGGATATCCTCCCCCTGTCGATCCACCGCGTTGGTTCAAGGAACGAATGTGGCTGGAGGAAGCCATGATTTCCGTATTCACGCCTTTGATCGCCATGCTGGCGCCAAATGCGGAGCTTCACCACATCCTTCCCGTACCGGGCGGACTGAGGACGGTCATTGAATTTCCGGGAGGAGAGCAATGGGAATATGATTGGCGCCCCACTGCTTCAGGATGGGAAAGATTCCATCCAAATGATAGAATCTGA
- a CDS encoding vWA domain-containing protein, producing the protein MTKSKVSKDISIAQSEMGESLPAENKKSNPEPQPGMLTAGEWNDHAAWSKWKDLSSGGEGSGYIRLWGFDTRYRMVVSVTRDGSPAVDVPVRLQCGQDDGWSARTDNRGQAYLFAALASSGDLIGREGFGDEPAVPQGTGEREDNGQSNGGFSPDASSCRVEAAPVGGSPASRTLEQSDWKAGTAAISLDGSGTQPSEVLDLMLMVDATGSMADELKYLSEELSNVVRQVKKKNGQTLEIRVSPNFYRDRHDEYVVRPFPFTTDIVEAQGRIAAQEADGGQDYPEAVDAALENAVSGHDWSKSARARLLLLVLDAPPHREQAAAERIRLMAAEAAKQGIRIIPVAASGADLETEMLMRTLAVATGGTYVFLTDDSGIGGSHKKPEGVTSQIMPLNELLADLIGRYVSASIG; encoded by the coding sequence TTGACGAAATCTAAAGTTTCCAAGGACATAAGCATCGCTCAGTCGGAGATGGGCGAAAGCCTTCCGGCAGAGAACAAAAAAAGCAATCCCGAGCCTCAGCCGGGCATGCTGACAGCCGGCGAATGGAATGATCATGCGGCTTGGAGCAAGTGGAAGGACCTGAGCAGCGGCGGAGAAGGGAGCGGATACATCCGGCTCTGGGGATTCGATACCCGCTATCGGATGGTCGTCAGCGTCACACGGGACGGCTCGCCGGCCGTCGATGTTCCGGTCAGGCTCCAATGCGGACAGGATGACGGCTGGTCGGCCCGGACGGACAATAGGGGCCAAGCGTATCTGTTCGCTGCGCTGGCTTCTTCGGGAGACTTGATCGGGCGGGAGGGCTTCGGGGATGAGCCGGCCGTTCCGCAAGGCACAGGCGAACGGGAAGACAATGGCCAGTCCAATGGCGGCTTCTCGCCGGATGCTTCCTCCTGCCGGGTCGAGGCTGCTCCGGTTGGCGGCAGTCCGGCGTCCCGGACGCTGGAGCAATCGGACTGGAAAGCCGGGACGGCGGCGATCAGCCTGGACGGAAGCGGCACGCAGCCGTCCGAGGTGCTCGATCTCATGCTTATGGTCGATGCGACCGGCTCGATGGCCGACGAGCTGAAGTATTTGTCGGAAGAGCTGAGCAACGTCGTCCGTCAGGTGAAAAAGAAAAACGGGCAAACCCTCGAAATCAGGGTAAGCCCGAATTTTTACCGGGACCGGCATGATGAATACGTCGTGAGGCCGTTCCCGTTCACGACCGATATCGTCGAGGCTCAGGGACGCATCGCGGCCCAGGAAGCGGACGGCGGCCAGGACTACCCGGAGGCTGTGGACGCGGCGCTGGAGAATGCCGTCTCCGGCCACGATTGGAGCAAGAGCGCGAGGGCGCGCCTGCTACTGCTCGTGCTCGACGCTCCGCCGCATCGGGAGCAAGCGGCGGCGGAGCGAATCCGCCTGATGGCGGCCGAGGCGGCGAAGCAAGGCATCCGCATCATTCCGGTCGCCGCCAGCGGGGCGGATCTGGAGACGGAGATGCTCATGCGCACGCTTGCCGTCGCGACCGGAGGAACCTATGTGTTCCTGACGGACGACAGCGGCATCGGCGGCAGCCACAAGAAGCCGGAGGGCGTCACCTCGCAGATCATGCCGCTCAACGAGCTGCTTGCGGATCTGATCGGCCGTTACGTCAGCGCCTCGATCGGATGA
- a CDS encoding ATP-binding cassette domain-containing protein: protein MIELSGIRWQRRSFVLQVPRLVLKEGITVLSGSNGSGKSSLLQLLATAEFPDRGSIRYGTMTPDRDLASIRASIGYVPTGLELYEDMKTERLLKYLSELKGEAGMAETDKVIAQFQLEPYRRRAIKTLPQGIRQRIALAQSVIGSPNYLFLDEPLNALDSLERLRFIRFLALYARKRTVVVSSHELNEWEAWATRVLWLHEGKPGFLGSAREWTGGLPLSVWQGTVDASRYASLPAESMLQVRPEGNFRRVRIMSAESPGPEFEPMEPTLEDAYFIRSRR from the coding sequence ATGATCGAACTGAGCGGCATCCGTTGGCAAAGGAGGAGCTTCGTCCTTCAAGTTCCGCGTCTCGTGCTGAAGGAGGGCATTACCGTGCTGTCGGGCTCCAACGGTTCGGGCAAGTCCTCCCTGCTCCAGCTGCTGGCGACGGCCGAATTCCCCGACCGGGGCTCCATCCGCTACGGGACGATGACTCCGGACAGGGACCTTGCCTCCATCCGGGCTTCGATCGGCTATGTGCCTACCGGCCTGGAGCTGTACGAGGATATGAAAACCGAGCGTCTGCTCAAATATTTGTCCGAGCTCAAGGGAGAAGCCGGAATGGCGGAGACGGACAAAGTGATCGCCCAGTTCCAGCTGGAGCCTTACCGGCGCCGCGCCATCAAGACGCTGCCGCAAGGCATCCGCCAGCGGATCGCGCTCGCCCAGTCCGTCATCGGCTCCCCGAATTATCTGTTTCTGGACGAGCCGCTCAATGCGCTGGACTCGCTGGAGAGGCTGCGCTTCATTCGTTTTCTTGCCTTGTATGCCCGCAAGAGAACGGTCGTCGTCTCCTCGCATGAGCTGAACGAATGGGAAGCCTGGGCTACCCGCGTGCTGTGGCTTCATGAAGGCAAGCCGGGATTTCTCGGCTCCGCCCGCGAATGGACCGGTGGGCTTCCCCTCTCGGTCTGGCAAGGCACGGTCGATGCCTCCCGCTATGCCTCGCTGCCTGCGGAATCGATGCTTCAGGTACGCCCCGAAGGGAATTTCCGCCGGGTCCGCATCATGTCCGCGGAATCCCCCGGACCGGAGTTCGAGCCCATGGAGCCGACTCTGGAGGATGCGTATTTCATCCGATCGAGGCGCTGA
- a CDS encoding RNA polymerase sigma factor, which produces MTDEELVQGMMDGDQACFEALVHRYHAPLSGFLQRQLKDPGRAEDVVQETFLKLIRQLKDRRNPENVQAWLYRVAMNQCRDYWKSSAYQTDRNRFGEPPERKDERPSVVELAERQETRREISQSLEELPQVQREVVMLRFYQDLKLQDIADVLQLPLGSVKTHLYKALRRLKTRLAGDKNARVRAEGGKQDGIAE; this is translated from the coding sequence GTGACGGACGAAGAGCTGGTTCAGGGAATGATGGACGGAGACCAGGCCTGTTTCGAAGCTTTGGTGCACCGCTACCACGCCCCTTTGTCCGGGTTCCTGCAGCGGCAGCTGAAGGATCCCGGGAGGGCGGAGGATGTCGTGCAGGAAACGTTTCTCAAGCTGATCCGGCAGCTCAAGGACCGGAGAAATCCCGAGAATGTGCAAGCCTGGCTGTATCGGGTGGCGATGAACCAATGCCGCGACTATTGGAAGAGCTCCGCATACCAGACCGACCGCAACCGTTTCGGAGAGCCTCCGGAACGCAAGGACGAGCGGCCTTCGGTCGTGGAGCTGGCCGAACGGCAGGAAACGCGCCGCGAGATCAGCCAATCGCTCGAGGAGCTGCCGCAGGTGCAGCGGGAGGTCGTCATGCTGCGCTTTTATCAGGATTTGAAGCTGCAGGATATTGCCGACGTGCTTCAATTGCCGCTCGGATCGGTCAAGACCCATTTGTACAAAGCGCTTCGCAGGCTGAAGACAAGGCTGGCGGGCGACAAGAACGCGCGGGTGCGCGCAGAGGGAGGGAAGCAAGATGGAATTGCCGAATGA